Proteins encoded by one window of Fusarium graminearum PH-1 chromosome 1, whole genome shotgun sequence:
- a CDS encoding cysteine desulfurase, translating to MSSRIASCALRSAGRVSLSSGSRLTVAPLRMARTAAVARLTSQRGYVTETKRDNAQVETAIKLDKTAFADIPPPGTPSNAKVSPMAEVLKSAAVMEEGQRPIYLDMQATTPVDPRVLDAMMPFYVGVYGNPHSRTHAYGWESEKAVEDAREHVAKLIGADSKEIIFTSGATESNNMSIKGVARFFGRSGKKKHIITTQTEHKCVLDSCRHLQDEGFEVTYLPVQNDGLIKMEDLEAAIRPETALVSIMTVNNEIGVIQPIEQIGKLCRSKKIFFHTDAAQAVGKIPLDVNAMNIDLMSISSHKIYGPKGIGACYVRRRPRVRLDPLITGGGQERGLRSGTLAPSLIAGFGEACRIAKEEMPYDTNRIKYLSDRLLNGLLSMEHTTQNGAPESFYPGCVNVSFAYVEGESLLMALKDIALSSGSACTSASLEPSYVLRALGNSDESAHSSIRFGIGRFTTEAEIDYVLKAVQERVSFLRELSPLWELVQEGIDLDTIQWSQH from the exons atgtcttccaGAATTGCTTCCTGCGCCCTGCGCTCGGCAGGCCGAGTGAGCTTGAGCTCAGGCTCTCGCCTTACTGTGGCCCCTCTACGAATGGCTCGCACAGCTGCTGTGGCGAGGCTAACATCACAAAGAGGATATgtcaccgagaccaagaggGATAATGCCCAGGTCGAGACGGCtatcaagctcgacaagacgGCTTTTGCAGATATTCCTCCCCCTGGCACTCCCTCTAATGCCAAGGTTAGCCCAATGGCTG AGGTCTTGAAGTCAGCAGCAGTCATGGAAGAGGGCCAGCGCCCTATCTACCTCGATATGCAGGCTACCACACCTGTCGATCCTCGAGTCCTCGATGCTATGATGCCCTTCTATGTTGGCGTCTATGGTAACCCTCACTCGCGGACACATGCCTACGGTTGGGAAAGCGAGAAGGCCGTGGAGGATGCGCGTGAGCACGTTGCCAAGCTAATCGGAGCTGACTCCAAGGAAATCATTTTTACCAGTGGTGCGACTGAAAGCAACAATATGAGCATCAAGGGTGTTGCTCGCTTCTTTGGCCGttctggcaagaagaagcacattATCACAACACAGACTGAGCACAAGTGTGTACTTGATAgctgtcgtcatcttcaagatgaggGTTTTGAGGTCACGTATCTGCCTGTTCAAAATGATGGACtcatcaagatggaagatcttgaggctgCCATCCGACCCGAGACTGCTCTCGTCAGTATCATGACTGTCAACAATGAGATTGGTGTCATCCAGCCTATTGAGCAGATCGGCAAGCTTTGCCGATCAaagaagatcttcttccatACTGATGCTGCTCAGGCTGTGGGCAAGATTCCTCTCGACGTCAATGCCATGAACATTGACTTGATGTCGATTTCCTCACATAAGATTTACGGCCCCAAGGGCATTGGTGCCTGCTATGTCCGAAGACGTCCCCGAGTTAGATTGGATCCCCTCATTACCGGTGGTGGTCAGGAGAGAGGTCTTCGAAGCGGAACTCTTGCTCCGTCACTCATTGCTGGCTTTGGCGAAGCTTGTAGAATCGCCAAGGAGGAAATGCCT TACGACACAAACCGCATCAAGTACCTCTCAGACCGTCTACTCAACGGCCTTTTGAGCATGGAACACACAACACAGAATGGTGCCCCTGAATCCTTCTATCCCGGTTGCGTTAACGTCTCCTTTGCTTACGTCGAGGGAGAGTCGCTCCTGAtggctctcaaggacatTGCCCTGTCTTCGGGCAGTGCTTGTACTTCTGCCTCACTGGAGCCCAGCTACGTCTTGCGTGCGCTTGGCAACAGTGACGAAAGCGCTCATAGCAGTATCCGATTCGGCATCGGTCGTTTCACCACTGAAGCGGAGATCGATTACGTCCTTAAGGCAGTTCAAGAGCGTGTTAGTTTCTTGCGCGAGCTGAGTCCTCTGTGGGAGCTCGTACAGGAGGGTATCGACCTCGACACTATCCAGTGGAGCCAACATTAG